From Sphingomonas hengshuiensis, one genomic window encodes:
- a CDS encoding CoA transferase subunit A, translated as MNKLYPNAQAALEGLLFDGMTLCAGGFGLCGIPERLIDAIQASGVKDLTIASNNAGIDNEGLGKLLRSRQVKKMISSYVGENKEFERQYLAGELEVEFCPQGTLAERCRAGGAGIPGFYTKTGVGTQVAEGKEVKTFDGEDYILERGIRADVSIIKGWKADESGNLIFRKTARNFNQPMATASHMCVAEVEEVVPVGSLDPDTIHLPGIYVKRMIVGSPYDKKIEFRTVRPREAA; from the coding sequence ATGAACAAGCTCTATCCCAACGCCCAGGCAGCGCTGGAAGGGCTGCTGTTCGACGGCATGACGCTCTGCGCCGGCGGTTTCGGGCTGTGCGGCATTCCCGAGCGGCTGATCGACGCGATCCAGGCTTCGGGGGTCAAGGACCTGACGATCGCGAGCAACAATGCCGGGATCGACAATGAAGGGCTCGGCAAGCTTCTCCGCAGCCGCCAGGTGAAGAAGATGATCTCTTCGTATGTCGGCGAGAACAAGGAATTCGAGCGGCAATATCTGGCGGGCGAGCTGGAAGTGGAATTCTGTCCGCAGGGCACGCTGGCCGAGCGTTGCCGCGCGGGCGGGGCGGGGATTCCGGGCTTCTACACCAAGACCGGAGTCGGCACCCAGGTCGCCGAGGGCAAGGAAGTAAAGACCTTCGACGGCGAGGACTATATCCTCGAACGCGGCATCCGCGCCGACGTGTCGATCATCAAGGGATGGAAGGCCGACGAAAGCGGCAACCTGATCTTCCGCAAGACCGCGCGCAATTTCAACCAGCCGATGGCGACCGCGAGCCATATGTGCGTCGCCGAAGTCGAGGAAGTGGTGCCGGTGGGCAGCCTGGACCCCGATACGATCCACTTGCCCGGCATCTATGTGAAGCGGATGATCGTCGGCAGCCCCTATGACAAGAAGATCGAGTTCCGCACCGTCCGGCCGCGCGAGGCGGCATGA